A single window of Lutzomyia longipalpis isolate SR_M1_2022 chromosome 1, ASM2433408v1 DNA harbors:
- the LOC129787027 gene encoding 5-hydroxytryptamine receptor 1D has product MQQIIVDKSLEILTMSQRSVLLSIVAPLVFIVILGNVTAIVVNIRRPLRLLFKSCLLSLSVSDLVTGIITSSAYISQFSTYMTQVWYLGDALCSLNAFLSTMAILANSFTLVTIALDRYMAIFKTVKGTWGSSITFCCIYIILLWAVSAGIASPLISSYFIVDILIIRSESWLNATHYELMEASLCLTQKENTGYYYWLLFTIVFLPLLLLFLWLNGKLAQEIWNRRKPIKAAGGASLNPSTVDTSSERKTTTYSVVSGPENVHSVPAKRSVAAKEPVVRSVANKSRKAQQMKMFKVVVAIIIVFFVCRLPTWIFLLIKLHNELYENYHWVLHFSFGILSLLNCAINPILYTFFSDSVKWAASFGNVLKRFKALFRRNKQESRVLSNQSHVPSPVVLKSKNTTNIGDEGFI; this is encoded by the exons ATGCAGCAAATAATTGTGGATAAATCCTTGGAAATACTGACAATGTCACAGAGGAGCGTGCTATTGAGCATTGTGGCACCGCTGGTATTTATTGTTATCCTCGGCAACGTGACGGCTATTGTTGTGAACATTAGGCGACCATTGCGCCTCCTTTTCAAGTCCTGCCTCCTGTCGCTATCTGTGAGTGACTTGGTCACGGGAATTATCACATCCAGTGCATACATTTCGCAATTTTCAACGTACATGACGCAAGTGTGGTACCTCGGAGATGCCCTGTGTAGCCTAAATGCCTTCCTGTCCACCATGGCTATCCTTGCAAATAGTTTCACGCTCGTCACCATTGCACTGGACCGTTACATGGCTATTTTCAAGACTGTTAAGGGCACCTGGGGCTCCAGCATCACCTTTTGCTGCATCTACATCATCTTGCTCTGGGCAGTCTCGGCAG GCATCGCAAGTCCCCTCATCTCATCATACTTCATTGTGGACATCCTTATTATTCGCTCGGAATCCTGGTTGAATGCAACGCATTATGAATTGATGGAGGCATCGCTGTGTTTGACGCAGAAAGAGAACACGGGCTACTACTATTGGCTACTCTTCACCATTGTCTTCCTGCCCCTACTGCTGCTCTTCCTCTGGCTCAATGGGAAACTAGCGCAGGAAATTTGGAATCGTAGAAAACCCATAAAGGCCGCTGGGGGTGCATCCCTTAATCCCAGCACCGTGGATACGTCCAGTGAGAGAAAGACTACGACGTATTCGGTGGTGTCAGGACCAGAGAATGTCCACAGTGTACCAGCCAAACGATCCGTGGCAGCCAAGGAACCCGTAGTTAGGAGTGTTGCAAACAAATCACGCAAAGCGCAGCAGATGAAGATGTTCAAAGTGGTCGTAGCGATAATTATCGTGTTCTTCGTGTGTCGCCTCCCCACGTGGATCTTCCTGCTCATAAAGCTCCACAATGAATTGTATGAGAACTACCACTGGGTGCTGCATTTCTCATTTGGCATTCTCTCCCTACTAAATTGCGCCATAAATCCCATTCTCTACACCTTTTTCTCCGATTCCGTCAAATGGGCAGCCTCATTTGGGAATGTACTCAAACGCTTCAAGGCACTCTTCAGGCGAAACAAGCAAGAGTCGCGGGTGCTAAGCAATCAATCACATGTGCCATCACCTGTTGTGCTCAAGTCGAAGAATACCACAAATATCGGCGATGAGGGCTTCATTTAA